From a region of the Balaenoptera ricei isolate mBalRic1 chromosome 11, mBalRic1.hap2, whole genome shotgun sequence genome:
- the SSR1 gene encoding translocon-associated protein subunit alpha isoform X3 yields the protein MNSLPRLLLLLLLVFPATLLLRGRPGGSLAAAQDLTEDEETVEDSVIEDEDDEAEVEEDEPTDLAEDKEEEDVSGEPEASPSADTTILFVKGEDFPANNIVKFLVGFTNKGTEDFIVESLDASFRYPQDYQFYIQNFTALPLNTVVPPQRQATFEYSFIPAEPMGGRPFGLVINLNYKDLNGNVFQDAVFNQTVTIIEREDGLDGETIFMYMFLAGLGLLVVVGLHQLLESRKRKRPIQKVETGTSSQSDVDMSWIPQETLNQINKASPRRLPRKRAQKRSVGSDE from the exons ATGAACTCCCTCCCCCgcctgctgctgcttctcctgcTGGTGTTCCCCGCCACTCTCTTGCTCCGAGGCCGCCCTGGAG gCTCATTGGCAGCGGCTCAAGATCTTACAGAAGATGAAGAAACGGTGGAAGATTCTGTAAttgaagatgaagatgatgaagCAGAAGTGGAAGAAGATGAACCCACAGATTTG gcTGAAGATAAAGAGGAAGAAGATGTATCTGGTGAACCTGAAGCTTCACCAAGTGCAGATACAACCATCCTGTTTGTGAAAGGAGAAG attTTCCAGCAAATAACATTGTGAAGTTCCTGGTAGGCTTTACAAACAAGGGTACAGAAGATTTTATTGTTGAATCTCTAGACGCCTCATTCCGTTATCCTCAGGACTACCAGTTTTATATCCAGAATTTCACAGCTCTTCCTCTGAATACTGTAGTGCCACCCCAGAGACAGGCAACTTTTGAGTACTCCTTCATTCCTGCAGAGCCCATGGGTGGACGGCCCTTTGGTCTAGTCATCAATCTGAACTACAAAGATTTGAAC ggcAATGTTTTCCAAGATGCTGTCTTCAATCAAACAGTTACAATTATTGAGAGAGAAGATGGGCTAGATGGAGAAAC AATCTTCATGTATATGTTCCTtgctggtcttgggcttttggtGGTGGTTGGCCTTCATCAACTCCTAGAATCTAGAAAG cgCAAGAGACCCATACAGAAGGTAGAGACGGGTACCTCGAGTCAGAGTGATGTTGACATGAGCTGGATTCCTCAGGAAACTTTGAATCAGATCA atAAAGCTTCACCAAGAAGGTTGCCCAGGAAACGGGCACAGAAGAGATCGGTGGGATCTGATGAGTAA
- the SSR1 gene encoding translocon-associated protein subunit alpha isoform X2, whose amino-acid sequence MNSLPRLLLLLLLVFPATLLLRGRPGGSLAAAQDLTEDEETVEDSVIEDEDDEAEVEEDEPTDLAEDKEEEDVSGEPEASPSADTTILFVKGEDFPANNIVKFLVGFTNKGTEDFIVESLDASFRYPQDYQFYIQNFTALPLNTVVPPQRQATFEYSFIPAEPMGGRPFGLVINLNYKDLNGNVFQDAVFNQTVTIIEREDGLDGETIFMYMFLAGLGLLVVVGLHQLLESRKRKRPIQKVETGTSSQSDVDMSWIPQETLNQINKASPRRLPRKRAQKRSVGSDERRRGEAH is encoded by the exons ATGAACTCCCTCCCCCgcctgctgctgcttctcctgcTGGTGTTCCCCGCCACTCTCTTGCTCCGAGGCCGCCCTGGAG gCTCATTGGCAGCGGCTCAAGATCTTACAGAAGATGAAGAAACGGTGGAAGATTCTGTAAttgaagatgaagatgatgaagCAGAAGTGGAAGAAGATGAACCCACAGATTTG gcTGAAGATAAAGAGGAAGAAGATGTATCTGGTGAACCTGAAGCTTCACCAAGTGCAGATACAACCATCCTGTTTGTGAAAGGAGAAG attTTCCAGCAAATAACATTGTGAAGTTCCTGGTAGGCTTTACAAACAAGGGTACAGAAGATTTTATTGTTGAATCTCTAGACGCCTCATTCCGTTATCCTCAGGACTACCAGTTTTATATCCAGAATTTCACAGCTCTTCCTCTGAATACTGTAGTGCCACCCCAGAGACAGGCAACTTTTGAGTACTCCTTCATTCCTGCAGAGCCCATGGGTGGACGGCCCTTTGGTCTAGTCATCAATCTGAACTACAAAGATTTGAAC ggcAATGTTTTCCAAGATGCTGTCTTCAATCAAACAGTTACAATTATTGAGAGAGAAGATGGGCTAGATGGAGAAAC AATCTTCATGTATATGTTCCTtgctggtcttgggcttttggtGGTGGTTGGCCTTCATCAACTCCTAGAATCTAGAAAG cgCAAGAGACCCATACAGAAGGTAGAGACGGGTACCTCGAGTCAGAGTGATGTTGACATGAGCTGGATTCCTCAGGAAACTTTGAATCAGATCA atAAAGCTTCACCAAGAAGGTTGCCCAGGAAACGGGCACAGAAGAGATCGGTGGGATCTGATGA